One Etheostoma cragini isolate CJK2018 chromosome 19, CSU_Ecrag_1.0, whole genome shotgun sequence DNA segment encodes these proteins:
- the tnfsf12 gene encoding tumor necrosis factor ligand superfamily member 12 encodes MHRILQRRRVRKLRVFWASLALVALSLAACSALFTAWTWRQTRDLSQSFKILQDRMEQVNTQRKAIVQLILEKRELLVGQRVKRDGGALRGRNGNGKKAASHFEITKVSSQQVGEGGVIKGWEERTLNMSKAVRYNKDQGTFTVEKAGVYFLFCQVLFNEQQSQYVKLDVVTIGPRPQKLQCMEGYGTTPSAGPHPFHFLKPCQVSGLLRLDKGTELQAITGSSFRLHTLGNPSASPHIFSIFKVN; translated from the exons ATGCATCGGATTCTGCAGAGGAGGCGAGTGCGCAAGCTGCGGGTCTTCTGGGCTTCTCTGGCCCTGGTGGCTCTGTCTCTGGCCGCATGCAGCGCGCTTTTTACGGCATGGACTTGGCGACAGACGCGGGACTTGTCTCAGTCCTTTAAGATCCTGCAGGACCGAATGGAGCAG GTCAACACACAGAGGAAGGCCATTGTTCAGCTCATTCTGGAGAAGAGAGAGCTGCTGGTGGGGCAGCGCGTGAAGAGAGATG GGGGGGCGCTGCGAGGGAGGaatggaaatggaaagaaagCGGCGTCTCATTTTGAGA TAACCAAAGTCTCTTCTCAGCAAG tgggaGAAGGTGGTGTGATAAAGGGTTGGGAAGAGAGGACGTTGAATATGAGCAAAGCGGTGAGGTACAACAAGGATCAAGGAACCTTCACTGTGGAGAAAGCAGGCGTCTACTTCCTGTTCTGCCAG GTGTTGTTCAACGAGCAGCAGTCTCAGTATGTGAAGCTGGATGTGGTGACCATTGGCCCGAGGCCTCAGAAGTTGCAGTGCATGGAGGGTTATGGGACGACCCCATCCGCCGGGCCGCACCCGTTCCACTTCCTGAAGCCCTGCCAGGTGTCCGGCCTCCTGCGGCTGGATAAAGGCACGGAGCTGCAGGCCATCACAGGCTCGTCCTTCAGACTCCATACTCTGGGCAATCCTTCAGCCTCGCCTCACATCTTCAGCATCTTTAAAGTGAACTGA
- the si:dkey-19b23.15 gene encoding diamine acetyltransferase 2, whose translation MDFSIRASNVEDCKDIARMIVELAEYEKVADHVKVTQRDLEQDGFSKNPFFHGIVAEVPEQHKTKEGHTKIGYALYFYSYSSWSGRAIYMEDLYVMPEFRGAGIGKALMSKVAQLGMAAGCSQLNFTVLNWNKPSMDFYLSQGSFDVTADMGYHCMRCEGEALERLAQP comes from the exons ATGGACTTCTCTATCCGTGCATCCAACGTGGAGGACTGCAAGGACATCGCGCGGATGATCGTG gaGTTGGCTGAATATGAAAAAGTTGCAGATCATGTCAAAGTTACACAAAGAG ACTTGGAGCAGGACGGATTCTCCAAGAACCCGTTCTTCCATGGGATTGTTGCTGAGGTGCCAGAACAGCACAAAACCAAAGAAG gcCATACAAAGATAGGATATGCACTTTACTTTTATTCCTACAGCTCATGGTCGGGCAGAGCCATTTATATGGAGGACTTGTACGTGATGCCTGAGTTTAGAG GGGCGGGCATTGGTAAAGCACTTATGAGCAAGGTAGCTCAG CTGGGCATGGCTGCCGGCTGCAGCCAGCTTAACTTCACTGTCCTGAACTGGAACAAACCATCTATGGACTTTTACCTCAGCCAGGGCAGCTTCGACGTCACAGCTGATATGGGCTACCATTGTATGCGCTGCGAAGGAGAGGCGTTGGAGCGCCTGGCCCAACCATAA
- the si:dkey-19b23.8 gene encoding uncharacterized protein si:dkey-19b23.8 produces the protein MKLWPDKSSGCNFAPFVEEKWKCGRGSEEDQLTTGRYASAKISSEPTLKHTMALNTFHLMQTLKNSPAALRRRFRRDRTESLSHGDPLFKVHYLGTEKIFSLDREQAQDAISRLLGGIANGKKLSKDHALVVRPRYVEVKELSTGRQLTKTYLQDIAYCAADPNRPNVFLYICKHQGQQLQCRVFWCSRAERALDMTACLAHSFQRALSDLQDGSATLQPGEVKGKRREESPKSATILKSSTLPSSLRKVRWKKRGSVSHSPLRAITRRGSASDNWN, from the exons ATGAAACTGTGGCCAG ataAAAGCAGTGGATGCAACTTTGCTCCATTTGTAGAAGAAAAGTGGAAGTGTGGCAGAGGCTCTGAAGAGGACCAGCTGACCACCGGCAGATACGCCTCGGCTAAAATTTCCTCCGAACCCACCCTGAAACATACAATGGCTCTTAACACATTTCACCTCATGCAGACTCTTAAGAACTCTCCAGCCGCGCTACGTCGCCGCTTTCGCCGCGACCGCACAGAATCATTATCCCACGGAGACCCTCTTTTTAAGGTCCACTATCTGGGCACAGAGAAAATCTTCTCTCTGGATCGAGAGCAGGCCCAGGACGCTATTAGCCGCCTGCTGGGAGGTATTGCGAATGGGAAAAAGCTGAGCAAAGATCACGCCCTGGTGGTACGTCCAAGGTATGTCGAGGTCAAGGAACTGAGTACAGGTCGGCAGCTAACTAAGACCTACCTGCAGGACATTGCGTACTGTGCTGCGGACCCCAACCGGCCCAATGTCTTTTTGTACATCTGCAAACATCAGGGTCAGCAGCTGCAGTGTCGCGTGTTCTGGTGCAGCCGTGCAGAGCGGGCACTAGACATGACGGCTTGTCTGGCACATTCTTTCCAGCGAGCACTGAGTGACTTGCAGGACGGCTCGGCCACGCTGCAGCCAGGAGAGGTGAAAGGGAAACGCAGAGAGGAGTCGCCCAAATCCGCCACCATCTTAAAGAGCTCCACGCTGCCATCCAGCCTGCGAAAAG TTCGCTGGAAGAAGAGGGGCTCTGTGTCCCACAGTCCTCTCAGAGCCATCACGAGAAGAGGATCTGCCTCTGACAACTGGAACTGA
- the si:dkey-19b23.7 gene encoding uncharacterized protein si:dkey-19b23.7: MSSGSKREREQRRKLQHFLSDLALLGSLQGFKYFQPWLRGKEELLLTVVNEDLGWRSPGFVVSRASSNSSTSSCNSSDVSSSSSSPNLDSQSSSPLPGEPPGPLEPPLHTHAKAQPQTVRDPSSEEHLLPASPSEREIAVPEVNCTLFLLAGYVKYGRPYAWIRSNHERLVNIGGTDSMVKDTPMKLKSIADWQTRGIHVWDVISELVCLCTVPSPSNPFALDMSYIKSLPLPDRFLATGALLNFLEMYVVYGNRDELHYDKVVEEVKPLRRLHVQSLLELQRHRESSGLAHSPTVPDSSGEE, encoded by the exons ATGAGCAGCGGTAGT AAACGAGagagggagcagaggaggaaactgcagcactttctAAGTGACCTGGCCTTACTTGGATCATTACAG ggcTTTAAATACTTCCAGCCTTGGCTAAGAGGGAAAGAAGAGTTGCTGTTGACAGTTGTTAATGAGGATCTG GGTTGGCGTTCCCCAGGGTTTGTGGTCTCCAGAGCCTCCTCCAACTCCTCCACCAGCAGCTGTAACAGCAGCGATgtctcctccagcagcagctcccCCAACCTGGACAGCCAGAGCAGCTCTCCCCTGCCCGGGGAGCCTCCAGGCCCACTAGAACCTCCGTTGCACACACACGCCAAGGCACAGCCACAGACTGTCAG GGACCCCAGCAGTGAGGAGCATCTCCTCCCAGCCTCTCCCAGTGAAAGAGAGATAGCCGTACCT GAGGTGAATTGCACTCTGTTTTTACTGGCCGGCTACGTCAAGTACGGACGCCCCTACGCCTGGATACGCTCTAATCACGAGCGCCTGGTCAACATCGGAGGCACCGATTCGATGGTTAAGGACACGCCCATGAAACTGAAGTCCATTGCAGACTGGCAGACACGAG GGATTCACGTGTGGGACGTCATCAGTGAGCTGGTGTGTCTGTGCACCGTTCCGTCTCCCTCCAACCCCTTTGCCCTAGACATGAGTTACATTAAAAGTCTTCCCCTCCCTGACCGCTTCCTAGCCACAGGCGCTCTCCTCAACTTCCTGGAGATGTACGTGGTTTACGGAAACCGGGACGAGTTGCACTATGACAAAG TGGTGGAGGAGGTGAAGCCTCTGAGGCGTCTCCACGTCCAGTCCCTGCTGGAGTTACAGCGACACAGGGAGAGCTCGGGGTTGGCCCATAGTCCCACAGTGCCGGACTCGTCCGGAGAGGAGTGA